The sequence below is a genomic window from Dyadobacter chenwenxiniae.
GGGTTCTACGGTGCTTGGCCTGAAAGCCGACGTAAGCGACCAGCGGGATGCTTCTCGGGTGATAGAAGCGGCCGTTTCTCAATTCGGGAGAATAGATGTGCTAATCAATAATGCGGGTGTAATGCTCGTGGGGCCAGAAAATGTGATGGACGTAGAGGATTATAAAACAGCGATGGATACTAATTTCTGGGCAGCATTGTACATGATCAAAGCAGCATTGCCTTATTTCCACGAGCAAAAGGAGGGCCGGATCGTTAACATCTGTTCCATAGGTGGGAAAGTTGCCGTGCCTCATTTGCTGCCTTACAGTGTGAGCAAATTCGCGATGGTCGCATTATCAGAGGGACTTCATGCCGAGCTGAAAAAAGACAACATTCATGTTACTACCGTGATCCCAAACCTGATGCGGACCGGAAGCCCGAGGAATGTATCCCTTAAAGGCGACCATGAAGCAGAATATGCGTGGTTCAAAATTGCAGATTCTTCGCCGCTGCTTTCACAGGACGCTTCGCAGGCCGCCACAGACATTGTGAATGCAGTCGCTTACAGGGAAACCGAGGTTATACTGACCAACACTGCGAAGCTGGCTGTTGCTTTACAAGGTGCCAATCCGGGTCTGGTGTCATTTGTCACCTCCATAGCCAATCGGTTTTTGCCAAAATCCGGGCCGGAAGGAGCTGTAATCAGGAAGGGTTACGAATGCGAGTCAGAAAAATCAACTGGCAAAGTTGCATCCATCAGCGACCGTGCTGCTTTGGAAAATAATGAGATATAGACGGCAAAGGGACACTGGATTTATTGAAGCATTAGAAAACAATGTAATGCTGGATTGTAATCGTGGAGACAGGATTAAGCATTACGTTTTAGTCATATTTCATCTGCACCGCCCTGATCTCACTTTTGCCTGAGCCATTGCCGGTAACATTCACCCCGACTCTCGGCGCGCGGTCCCAGCGTGGCAGCCAGGGCGTTTCTATCTGGACGGAACTGGTCAGGGAATCGATTTTTTGGCCTTTTACATCCCAGCGGAATTCGTAGAAGCGGCCGTAACGGCTTTGCAGGCTTAGTTTAATGTCTTTGTATTTATCAGGAATTTCCTGGGTTTTGATCACCTCATAGACACCGTCCTTTACCTGCCACAATGAAATCTGGTTATCGCGAACACCATAGCCAACTGCATTCCGGGCATCGCCGTACACAATGATATTTTGTGATAAATCCTTTTTCGAATGCACTTCGGAAGTAAAGGTGTAGTTTCCTTTTTTAACGGTTAAACCTAGAAAATTTCCCGTGTTCGTGCGGGTGGTATTTTCAATTTCAAGTGCTCCGTTTTGCACATTATAACTTGGTTTCGGAAAGCTTACATCATAAACCCAGGGTGCTTTGAGCGTGTCCTTGTTATAATTGATAGAAAAGTTATGGTTGATCACAGCGCCGATAGCGACCGGCGCTTCTGCCTGCGCAGGTGTGGTTTTGCCATAACGGAAAGAAGGCCACTTGGTAACTTCATCCCAAACCAGTTCGCTCAGAACGCCCTGTCTTCCCGAAAAAGTAAAATCCACACCGTTATAAGCATGATGCAGATAGAAATAGCGGTTATCCGGCGTCACAACCACTGTTCCATGGCCTGGACATTTCCACGAATCATCGCCAAAAAGAGCCGGGTTGCCCGCATATTTGGTCCAGGGCCCCTGCAAGTTTTCGGCTCGGGCAAATCCGACCTGATAATCACAATTGGCACCGCAGCAGGCGTTGCCGGAATAGAGCATGTACCAGTAATTCCCGCGTTTGAAAATG
It includes:
- a CDS encoding glycoside hydrolase family 43 protein; this translates as MKFFTFIFFLPLFLTTNAFAQKPKPKPAPGLVVTYRNPVIAGDFADPSVIRVGDTYYAAGTSSEWGPAYPIYSSKNLVDWEYIGPVFAELPEWTMGSYWAPELYFRNGTFYCYYTARRKSDKQSFIGVASTKDLTKGFKDHGVIIEWTKEAIDAFVVEDNGKLFITWKAYGLDKDRGIEILGAELAPDGLKVIGKEFGLIKAELTGWESGGAEGQSIFKRGNYWYMLYSGNACCGANCDYQVGFARAENLQGPWTKYAGNPALFGDDSWKCPGHGTVVVTPDNRYFYLHHAYNGVDFTFSGRQGVLSELVWDEVTKWPSFRYGKTTPAQAEAPVAIGAVINHNFSINYNKDTLKAPWVYDVSFPKPSYNVQNGALEIENTTRTNTGNFLGLTVKKGNYTFTSEVHSKKDLSQNIIVYGDARNAVGYGVRDNQISLWQVKDGVYEVIKTQEIPDKYKDIKLSLQSRYGRFYEFRWDVKGQKIDSLTSSVQIETPWLPRWDRAPRVGVNVTGNGSGKSEIRAVQMKYD
- a CDS encoding SDR family NAD(P)-dependent oxidoreductase gives rise to the protein MENNSNQGLFSGKTALWAAAGLGIYAAARHLYKEMIKFDFQDKVVVITGGARGLGLLLARELAAKGANLVICSRNGDQIEVAEQELRRMGSTVLGLKADVSDQRDASRVIEAAVSQFGRIDVLINNAGVMLVGPENVMDVEDYKTAMDTNFWAALYMIKAALPYFHEQKEGRIVNICSIGGKVAVPHLLPYSVSKFAMVALSEGLHAELKKDNIHVTTVIPNLMRTGSPRNVSLKGDHEAEYAWFKIADSSPLLSQDASQAATDIVNAVAYRETEVILTNTAKLAVALQGANPGLVSFVTSIANRFLPKSGPEGAVIRKGYECESEKSTGKVASISDRAALENNEI